A single region of the Buchnera aphidicola (Formosaphis micheliae) genome encodes:
- the smpB gene encoding SsrA-binding protein SmpB, with protein sequence MTKKCISHNKLIIVKNKKCYYNYKIIDEFESGLILLGWEIKSIRAKKVSINNSYVLFHDNEAYLFGSNFQPVFTITKHINCEPIRNRKLLLHRKEIDFMIGKMNKERYSIIALSLYWKKNLCKLKIGMGIGKSKFDKRMYEKNNAWKLEKNRILKNKKNS encoded by the coding sequence ATGACAAAAAAATGTATCAGTCATAACAAATTAATAATAGTTAAAAATAAAAAATGTTATTATAATTATAAGATTATAGATGAATTTGAATCCGGTTTAATTTTATTAGGTTGGGAAATAAAATCAATTAGAGCAAAAAAAGTAAGTATTAATAATAGTTATGTTTTATTTCACGATAATGAAGCTTATTTATTTGGGTCTAATTTTCAACCTGTTTTTACTATTACAAAACATATCAATTGTGAACCTATAAGAAATAGAAAGTTATTGTTACATAGAAAAGAAATAGATTTTATGATTGGTAAAATGAATAAAGAAAGATATAGTATAATTGCATTGTCTTTATATTGGAAAAAAAATTTATGTAAATTAAAAATAGGTATGGGTATAGGTAAAAGTAAATTTGATAAACGAATGTATGAAAAGAATAACGCTTGGAAATTAGAAAAAAATAGAATTTTAAAAAATAAAAAAAATAGTTAA
- the tadA gene encoding tRNA adenosine(34) deaminase TadA — protein sequence MYINHKYWMRCALKLAYCAQKNGEVPVGAILIFNNKVIGEGYNSSISKNDPTAHAEIIALRAGGRKLKNYRLMNTTLYVTKEPCIMCIGAILNSRIYQLVLGSQVNNKYSILNILKKQNITNHKLYIKQKILEKECNNILYHFFKDKRKT from the coding sequence ATGTACATTAATCATAAATATTGGATGCGATGTGCTTTAAAATTAGCTTATTGTGCTCAAAAAAACGGAGAAGTTCCAGTTGGAGCAATTTTAATATTTAATAATAAAGTTATAGGAGAAGGTTATAATTCCTCTATTTCTAAAAATGATCCTACAGCTCATGCAGAAATTATAGCATTACGTGCTGGAGGTAGAAAATTAAAAAATTATAGATTAATGAATACTACATTATATGTTACTAAAGAACCTTGTATAATGTGTATTGGTGCAATTTTGAATAGTCGTATATATCAATTAGTATTGGGATCTCAAGTAAATAATAAATATAGTATATTGAATATATTAAAAAAACAAAATATTACTAATCATAAGTTATATATTAAACAAAAAATATTAGAAAAAGAATGTAATAATATATTATATCATTTTTTTAAAGATAAAAGAAAAACATAA